From the genome of Pseudomonas bubulae:
ATAACCGAGGTCAAGCAGGCCAGCCAGGCCTACCACGATGTTCAGGCCCAGGCCGAGCATCACATAGATCAGGATCAGTGTGGCGATATCCACTGCACCACGAGAACCGTAGAACGGCCAGATCAATGCCACAACGACCAGACCGAGAATGATCCAGCGTTGAGTGCTGGGCAGGGTCAGGAAGTTGGTGGCCTTGGTGGGCACTTTCGGCAGGCTGGGGGAGTTTCTCCAGGCTGTGGTCAGTTGCTGGTTGAACAACACGCGCACAAACATCAGCAAGGAGCAGATCGCGATCACGCTCAGGGTAAAGGTGCTGGTGTTGTGAACTTCGATGTTGATCCCGACGATAGTCAGTTTCAGGCCGAGTACCGGGTAGGCGACGGCCCAGACCAACAGGGCGCTGAAGAGCGCCGACTTAAGATTCCTAGTCATACTTTTTCAATCTCCGGACGCCCCAGAATGCCGGTCGGACGGAACAGCAGCACCAGTACCAGCAAGCCAAAAGCCACAACGTCTTTGTACTGGTCGCCGAAAATATCGGCACCGAAGGCTTCAGCCACACCCAGCACCAGGCCACCGAGCATCGCGCCAGGAATGCTGCCAATGCCACCCAGTACCGCTGCGGTAAAGGCTTTGAGACCTACCAGGAAGCCCGCGTTGGGGTTGATCACGCCGTATTGCACGCTGATCAGCACCGCAGCAACAGCGGCCAGGGCAGCACCGATCACGAAGGTCAGCGCAATAACGTTGTTGGTGTTGATACCCAACAGGTTGGCCATCTTCATGTCTTCGGCGCAGGCGCGGCAGGCACGACCCATGCGGGAGCGTGAGATAAACAGGGTCAGGCCGAGCATGGCGAGGAAAGTGACAACGAAAACCACGATCTGCATGTAGGAGACAATAACTTCGCTGGCACCTCCAGGGCCAAAGGTGAAGCCGCCGGGGATCAGGTTGGGGATCGATTTGTCTTTGGAGTCTTGTGCCAGTAGCACGGTGTTTTGCAGGAAGATCGACATGCCGATGGCCGAAATCAGCGGGATCAGGCGGTTACTGCCACGCAATGGACGGTAGGCAACCCGTTCAATGCTGTAGCCGTAGGCGCTGGTGACCACGATGCTGGCGATAAACGCGGCAGTCAGCAGTAGCGGTACGCTGTCCAGACCCATCATGGTCAGGCCGGCGATGGCGATAAACGCAATATAGGAACCAATCATGTACACCTCGCCATGGGCGAAGTTGATCATTCCAATAATGCCGTAAACCATCGTATAGCCGATGGCGATCAGGGCATAGGTGCTGCCAACGTTGAGGCCGTTAACCAGCATTTGGAAGAAGTGATAGATGTCAGGCATTACAAAGCTCCTAAAAACCTGAGACGCATTTCACTGGTGGAGTCATTTTCCGGCCCGGGCCGTATGGGTTTTCACCCACTTGGAGCACAGGTCTTCTGCCAGCGAACCGCTGGTGACGGTTTTAAAGATTTTCAGGTGGGCAGGCTTTCGGATCACGAAAGCGCGGCCCCATTTCCATGAACCGCGGGCCTGTAAAACAAAACCCACCGCTTGAGCAGTGGGCTTGGTTTTCAGGTCAGGAACCGACCCTTACTGAGGGCTTACTTCAGTTTTCGGCTTGCCGAAGTGCCATTCGTAGACCACGAACTTGAAGTCTTCCACGTCACCCTTGGCGTCAAACTTCAGGTTACCGGTAGGCGTTTTGAACGTACCTTTGTGGATGGCTTCAGCGACTTTGGCCGGGTCTTCGCTTTTCGCCTGCTCGATACCGCCGGCAATCACTTCAACTGCGGCGTAGGCCGGGAACACGAATGGGCCGGTTGGGTCCTGCTTCTTGGCAGCGAAAGCATCAACCAGTGCCTTGTTTTCCGGATCGGCGTCGAACGCTTTTGGCAGGGTGACCAGCAGGCCTTCGGAAGCGCCCTGGGCGATTTGCGAGATGGACTCGTTGCCCACACCTTCAGGGCCCATGAACTTGGCGTTCAGGCCTTTTTCTTTGGCCTGGCGCAGGATCAGACCCAACTCAGGGTGGTAGCCGCCGTAGTAGACGAAGTCGACGTTGGCTTGCTTGAGCTTGGCGATGACCGAGGAATAGTCTTTTTCACCGGCGTTGACGCCTTCAAAGACAGCAA
Proteins encoded in this window:
- the livH gene encoding high-affinity branched-chain amino acid ABC transporter permease LivH — encoded protein: MPDIYHFFQMLVNGLNVGSTYALIAIGYTMVYGIIGMINFAHGEVYMIGSYIAFIAIAGLTMMGLDSVPLLLTAAFIASIVVTSAYGYSIERVAYRPLRGSNRLIPLISAIGMSIFLQNTVLLAQDSKDKSIPNLIPGGFTFGPGGASEVIVSYMQIVVFVVTFLAMLGLTLFISRSRMGRACRACAEDMKMANLLGINTNNVIALTFVIGAALAAVAAVLISVQYGVINPNAGFLVGLKAFTAAVLGGIGSIPGAMLGGLVLGVAEAFGADIFGDQYKDVVAFGLLVLVLLFRPTGILGRPEIEKV